One genomic region from Oryzias melastigma strain HK-1 linkage group LG19, ASM292280v2, whole genome shotgun sequence encodes:
- the twnk gene encoding twinkle protein, mitochondrial: protein MWRSLLQKSTACLRQVASTRSPYQRHFSSFYLRFPLQSFCNRHADSPYILKARGVDFFLTYNGLKTYKKDTNSIVEFPKSPITVTEIKQYLRSKDIPFHDGYSCLHIPSVFIDPSSRSNSFSLFIDKTTGQFLCKDTLAEGSWEDLQDCLEVMQKEGRNSISPSVLLMDAESVEEEDKRSELREVQGIWTSSVFFADLPDDEAQLIKTMFQITKISDATLKKFGVKLFKPTKSLVFPWFGGPDSSLKGIKLLSAQRTDNDKVTYNEATFPKFSSYYSLFGLSLISRKDSEVVLTGHELDCLAVSQATGLPSVALPRGVSCLPPILLPYLEQFKRVTLWLGGDIRSWEASKIFSRKLAMKRCSLVRPGEFQPQPLEALIQDKNLGRIIKGSIPASHKSIVSFKQLREDVFGELVNTDQVAGVKWARFPELNRILKGHRKGELTVFTGPTGSGKTTFISELALDLCMQGVNTLWGSFEINNVRLAKIMLTQFAMQRLEDDLEKYDFWADKFEELPLYFMTFHGQQNIKTVLDTMQHAVYLYDINHVIIDNLQFMMGQENLSVDKFAVQDHIIGVFRKFATNSSCHVTLIIHPRKEEDDRELQTASIFGSAKASQEADNVLILQEKKLVTCPGRRSLQVTKNRFDGDVGIFPLDFIKASLTFSTPIRGKLKLRKASGKSESGEEVQVKAAASKKGEAKEGKAEKVTKTAKTQQTVKNPANEKETIQK, encoded by the exons ATGTGGAGAAGCTTGCTGCAGAAGAGCACCGCCTGTCTCAGGCAGGTGGCAAGCACCAGGTCTCCTTATCAGAGACatttttcatccttttattTGAGATTTCCTCTTCAAAGTTTCTGCAACAGACATGCAGATTCTCCATATATACTAAAAGCAAGAGGAGTAGACTTTTTCCTGACTTACAATGGActtaaaacttataaaaaagacacaaactctATTGTAGAGTTCCCAAAAAGTCCCATCACGGTCACAGAAATCAAGCAGTATCTTCGCTCCAAAGACATTCCCTTCCACGATGGCTACAGCTGCCTGCACATCCCAAGTGTCTTCATCGATCCATCCTCACGGAGCAACagcttttctctgtttattGACAAAACAACAGGACAATTTCTCTGTAAAGACACGCTGGCGGAAGGAAGCTGGGAGGACCTCCAGGACTGTCTGGAGGTGATgcagaaggaaggaaggaactCCATCAGCCCTAGTGTTCTGCTGATGGATGCAGAGagtgtggaggaggaggacaagAGGAGTGAATTAAGGGAGGTCCAGGGGATTTGGACAAGCTCTGTGTTTTTTGCAGATCTTCCAGATGATGAAGCTCAACTCATAAAAACTATGTTCCAG ATTACAAAGATCTCCGATGCAACCCTCAAGAAGTTTGGTGTAAAGCTCTTCAAGCCAACCAAGAGTTTGGTTTTCCCCTGGTTTGGTGGACCTGACTCCTCCTTAAAGGGCATCAAGCTCCTTTCAGCCCAGAGGACGGACAATGACAAAGTCACCTATAATGAAGCTACATTCCCAAAGTTTAGCTCTTATTACAGCTTGTTTGGCCTCTCTCTCATAAGCCGTAAGGATTCAGAAGTGGTGCTGACCGGTCATGAGTTGGACTGTCTGGCCGTGAGCCAGGCCACGGGTCTCCCAAGTGTCGCTCTTCCTCGTGGAGTCAGCTGCCTTCCCCCCATCCTGCTCCCCTACCTGGAGCAGTTCAAGCGGGTGACGCTGTGGCTGGGAGGAGACATTCGGTCATGGGAGGCGTCGAAGATCTTTTCACGGAAACTGGCCATGAAGCGGTGTTCGCTGGTTCGGCCCGGAGAGTTTCAGCCGCAGCCGCTGGAGGCTCTGATCCAAGACAAGAACTTGGGCCGCATCATCAAAGGCTCCATCCCAGCTTCTCACAAGTCCATCGTGTCCTTCAAGCAGCTCAGAGAGGATGTTTTCGGCGAGTTGGTGAATACCGACCAGGTGGCAGGAGTTAAATGGGCAAGATTTCCAGAACTCAACAGAATCTTAAAAGGTCATCGAAAGGGAGAACTGACAGTTTTTACAG GTCCAACAGGAAGTGGGAAGACCACGTTCATCAGCGAGCTGGCGTTGGACCTCTGCATGCAGGGCGTGAACACATTATGGGGCAGCTTTGAGATCAACAACGTTCGCCTGGCGAAGATCATGCTGACGCAGTTCGCCATGCAGAGGCTGGAGGACGACCTGGAGAAGTACGACTTCTGGGCGGACAAGTTCGAAGAGCTGCCGCTTTACTTTATGACTTTTCACGGACAGCAGAATATCAA GACAGTGCTGGACACTATGCAACACGCTGTCTACCTCTACGATATAAACCACGTTATCATTGATAACCTGCAGTTTATGATGGGGCAAGAAAACCTTTCAGTTGACAA GTTTGCAGTCCAGGACCACATCATTGGCGTGTTCCGGAAGTTTGCTACCAACAGCAGCTGTCACGTCACTCTCATCATTCATCCCAGGAAGGAAGAGGACGACCGGGAACTGCAGACAGCCTCCATCTTCGGTTCTGCTAAG GCGAGTCAAGAGGCCGACAATGTCCTGATTCTGCAGGAGAAGAAGCTGGTCACGTGTCCGGGCCGCAGATCCTTGCAGGTCACCAAGAATCGCTTTGATGGAGACGTGGGGATCTTCCCTCTGGACTTTATCAAAGCCTCGCTCACTTTTTCAACTCCCATCAGGGGCAAACTTAAGCTGAGGAAAGCATCAGGCAAGTCAGAGAGTGGCGAGGAAGTCCAAGTAAAAGCTGCAGCGTCCAAGAAAGGAGAAGCCAAGGAAGGGAAAGCAGAGAAAGTGactaaaacagctaaaactcAACAAACAGTTAAGAATCCTGCCAATGAAAAGGAAACCATccagaaataa
- the mrpl43 gene encoding 39S ribosomal protein L43, mitochondrial translates to MTSRGTPSRFLKSVLQNGVGRYVCQLKRVSIIFSKSGPSSLGVRDFIEEGVVDYAKKNPGTVVYVSPQACNAPKLVAEYLNGNVREELISSKTQQQISEILTKLTNQSGLDIIRLRKPFHTDSPSIQGQWHPFTNRPPSIGLIKPPTASTK, encoded by the exons ATGACATCCAGAGGGACACCGAGTCGCTTTCTGAAAAGCGTTCTTCAGAACGGCGTGGGTCGTTACGTCTGTCAGCTCAAACGAGTCTCCATCATCTTCTCCAAAAGTGGACCGAGCTCCCTCGGAGTTCG AGATTTCATCGAGGAGGGAGTGGTGGATTATGCCAAGAAGAACCCCGGAACAGTTGTGTATGTGTCTCCCCAGGCCTGCAACGCACCCAAATTAGTAGCAGAATATT taAATGGCAACGTGAGGGAAGAATTAATTTCAAGCAAAACACAGCAGCAGATTTCAGAGATCCTGACTAAGCTGACCAATCAGTCTGGTCTGGACATCATCCGCCTGCGAAAGCCCTTCCACACAGACAGTCCCAGCATTCAGGGCCAGTGGCATCCATTTACCAACCGGCCCCCATCGATCGGCCTCATCAAACCACCCACAGccagcacaaaataa